A stretch of Mesoplodon densirostris isolate mMesDen1 chromosome 9, mMesDen1 primary haplotype, whole genome shotgun sequence DNA encodes these proteins:
- the TEX47 gene encoding testis-expressed protein 47 yields MSFSARTRKTNKKNVPLECLLMPQVPRSNYLHFQEEKQKLQLKKFLLHRMFLVARVTANIERKDIAEYYEQLFQSILKRHLGEAVTGLLLIYPNSIVHILESSNGTLYQVLLDYLSHEKDETEFFIQGMKIIVTSHNIPTRFFMQWHVSVIKAPVMYLDDVTQSLSLQEVMTEFLIQTHKLALHLFKTVKVGTKGPGDNLHQVAPELLLPEQIIKYVCNSAELMDPETFINMYNKPIHVTLDSEVVWPTPSRF; encoded by the coding sequence ATGTCCTTCTCAGCCCGTACCCGAAAGACCAACAAAAAGAATGTTCCACTGGAATGTCTTCTAATGCCACAAGTTCCACGTAGTAATTACTTGcattttcaggaagaaaagcaaaaactacaACTAAAGAAATTCCTTCTTCATAGGATGTTCCTAGTGGCCAGGGTAACAGCAAACATAGAAAGAAAAGATATTGctgaatactatgaacaattgtttCAGTCAATTTTGAAACGTCACCTAGGAGAAGCAGTGACAGGATTATTGCTCATATATCCTAATTCCATTGTGCATATCCTGGAGTCCTCCAATGGTACTCTTTACCAAGTTCTTTTGGATTATCTTAGCCATGAAAAGGATGAAACAGAATTTTTTATCCAAGGAATGAAAATTATAGTCACATCCCACAATATACCAACAAGGTTCTTTATGCAATGGCATGTTTCAGTAATAAAAGCGCCAGTTATGTATCTTGATGATGTGACACAGTCACTGTCCCTACAAGAGGTCATGACAGAATTTCTCATCCAAACCCATAAACTAGCACTCCATCTTTTTAAGACTGTGAAAGTGGGCACTAAAGGACCAGGTGATAATTTGCACCAAGTTGCACCCGAATTACTCCTTCCAGAACAAATAATAAAGTACGTATGCAATTCTGCAGAATTAATGGACCCAGAAACTTTCATAAACATGTATAATAAACCCATACATGTCACCTTGGATTCTGAGGTGGTATGGCCCACTCCTTCCCGCTTCTAG